The Catellicoccus marimammalium M35/04/3 region TTCCAGGCGTAAATGCTAGCGCGCTTCATAGTTTAGCAGATAATACGTTCTTTAATATTTTTAACATGGTCAGTGGTAGTGCGATGCAGAACTTTTCATTGTTCGCAATGGGGGTGTCTCCGTACATCACTGCTTCCATTGTTATTCAGCTCCTACAAATGGATATCGTTCCTAAATTTGTAGAGTGGGGAAAACAAGGAGAAGTAGGCCGTAGAAAGTTGACGCAAGCCACTAGATATTTAACATTAGTTTTGGCTTTCATTCAATCTGTCGGAATTACTGCCGGCTTCCACATGTATAGTCAATACGGATTAGTTAAAGATCCAGGAATGTTAACCTTTATCGTTATTGGTATTATTTTAACGGCAGGTGTAATGTTATTAACTTGGATGGGTGAATTGATTACAGAACGCGGAATTGGGAATGGAGTTTCCATGATCATCTTCGCTGGTATCGTTTCAAAAATCCCTTCAGGCTTAAAACAGTTATATCATGAATATTTCGTAAATATACCAAAAGCACAATGGGGTAAATCATTCTTATTTATTGGCTTATTATTAGTTTGTACGTTAATTGTTGTCGGAATCGTTACATTCTTCCAACAAGCAGAACGTCAAATTCCAATTCAATATACAAAACGTGTATCTGGAGCACCATCTAGTAGTTATTTGCCATTAAAAGTAAATGCTGCAGGGGTAATTCCAGTTATTTTTGCAAGTTCCCTATTAGCAACTCCAAGTGCAATTTTACAATTGTTCCAACATAAATGGGGGGGCTCAGCTTGGTATGATACAATTATGACGATTTGTAATTATCAAACCTTGCCAGGATGTACTTTATACTTAATCTTAATTGTAGCGTTTACGTTCTTTTATGCATTAGTACAAGTAAATCCAGAAAAATTAGCGGAAAACTTACAAAAACAAGGAAGCTATATTCCACGTGTTCGTCCAGGTCGAGGAACAGAGGAATATATTTCTCATTTAATTATTCGCTTAAGTACAGTTGGATCTATTTTCTTAGCTGCAGTTGCGGTATTACCAATTATCGCTCAAGCAGTTTGGAATTTACCAAGTTCAATTGGCTTAGGAGGAACAAGTCTATTAATTATGATCGGTGTAGCCTTAGAATTTGTTAAACAATTAGAAGGTTTGTTATTAAAACGTCAATACATCGGTTTTATCAATAAGTAGTGTGAAGTGTTGGGGCTGACTAGTAAGAGGAAAGCTTCAGCACTATTCGCATACTTAGGGGGAGAAAATAAAGATGAATTTAATTTTAATGGGTCTACCAGGAGCTGGTAAAGGAACTCAAGCTGAAAAAATTATTGATACTTATCATATCCCACACATTTCTACTGGGGATATGTTCCGTGCTGCGATTGCAGAAGGTACAGAATTAGGATTAGAAGCAAAACGTTACATGGATGAAGGTCAATTAGTACCGGATGAAGTGACAACAGGAATTGTTAAAGAACGTTTAGCAAAAGCAGATTGTGATCGTGGTTTCTTATTAGATGGTTTCCCACGTACAATGGCACAAGCAGAAGCTTTAAACCAAATCATGGCAGAATTAAACAAAAAAATTGATGCTGTGATTAATATTGAAGTGGATCCATCTGTGATTGTAGATCGTTTAAGTGGTCGTTTCATTTGTAAAGAATGTGGCGCAACTTACCATAAATTATACAATCGTCCAAAAGTAGAAGGCACTTGTGATCGCTGTGGTGGACATGAGTTTTATCAACGTGAAGACGATAAACCAGAAACTGTGAAAAATCGTTTAGCGGTTAACATTGAAAGTAGTAAACCAATTTTAGAGTTCTACGCTAAAGAAGGAGTTCTACATAATGTAGATGGAGATCGTGATATCGATGACGTCTTTGCCGATGTAAAAACAATCATTGAAACCTCAGCTCGTTAAAATCAGATAATATCTTGCCATTTTCAGAAAATTATGCTAAAATAGCGGAGTCTAATGTTTAGATTACTAAACATTGAACCCATGAACCGTCTCGGCGGGCATCCTTTTATAATTAAAGGAGTGGCATATTGTTCTGAATAGAGTAATTTGCTCTTTATGGTCAAGGTCAATGTCAATATAAGGAGGTACTAACGTGGCGAAGGAGAGTGTGATTGAAATCGAAGGAGTTGTCCGTGAAACTTTGCCGAATGCAATGTTTAAGGTTGAATTAGAAAATGGACACGAAGTTCTAGCAACGGTTTCAGGCAAAATTCGTATGCACTACATTCGTATTTTACCTGGAGATAAGGTTACTGTTGAATTATCACCATATGATTTAACCCGCGGTCGCATTACTTATCGCTTTAAATAATTGTAACTCCGAGGAAAATTCAAGGAGGTATTATCATGAAAGTAAGACCATCAGTAAAACCTATTTGCGAAAAATGTAAAGTAATTCGTCGTAAAGGACGCGTTATGGTTATTTGTGAAAACCCAAAACATAAACAACGTCAA contains the following coding sequences:
- the secY gene encoding preprotein translocase subunit SecY, producing MLKVLKNAFKVKEIRQRIFFTFFILFVFRIGSYITVPGVNASALHSLADNTFFNIFNMVSGSAMQNFSLFAMGVSPYITASIVIQLLQMDIVPKFVEWGKQGEVGRRKLTQATRYLTLVLAFIQSVGITAGFHMYSQYGLVKDPGMLTFIVIGIILTAGVMLLTWMGELITERGIGNGVSMIIFAGIVSKIPSGLKQLYHEYFVNIPKAQWGKSFLFIGLLLVCTLIVVGIVTFFQQAERQIPIQYTKRVSGAPSSSYLPLKVNAAGVIPVIFASSLLATPSAILQLFQHKWGGSAWYDTIMTICNYQTLPGCTLYLILIVAFTFFYALVQVNPEKLAENLQKQGSYIPRVRPGRGTEEYISHLIIRLSTVGSIFLAAVAVLPIIAQAVWNLPSSIGLGGTSLLIMIGVALEFVKQLEGLLLKRQYIGFINK
- a CDS encoding adenylate kinase — its product is MNLILMGLPGAGKGTQAEKIIDTYHIPHISTGDMFRAAIAEGTELGLEAKRYMDEGQLVPDEVTTGIVKERLAKADCDRGFLLDGFPRTMAQAEALNQIMAELNKKIDAVINIEVDPSVIVDRLSGRFICKECGATYHKLYNRPKVEGTCDRCGGHEFYQREDDKPETVKNRLAVNIESSKPILEFYAKEGVLHNVDGDRDIDDVFADVKTIIETSAR
- the infA gene encoding translation initiation factor IF-1, which produces MAKESVIEIEGVVRETLPNAMFKVELENGHEVLATVSGKIRMHYIRILPGDKVTVELSPYDLTRGRITYRFK
- the rpmJ gene encoding 50S ribosomal protein L36, yielding MKVRPSVKPICEKCKVIRRKGRVMVICENPKHKQRQG